Sequence from the Argentina anserina chromosome 7, drPotAnse1.1, whole genome shotgun sequence genome:
TTGAACCTTTCCGAGAATGCTTGGCCAGCTTGTTATCTGATGTTTCAGAAGAGCCAGTTGCTTGCTTGATATCAGACGCTATCTTTCACTTCGCTCAATCTGTTGCCGATCGCCTTAAGGTCCCAACGGTTGTTTTAAGGACTGGGGGTGCTTCTTCATTTACTGTTTTTGCTGCATTTCCACAACTGCGTGAAAAAGGGCTACATCCCAATACAAGGTTCAGTTTCTTACTTGGTTACTTCTTTGTCTGTCTTGGAACTTGATTGGTAAAATTAATGTAGATACTTAAGGGCATTATGGCATTACCTGAGATCTAGAAGACTACAACCTAGTAGCCAATTTATAGTTCCAATTATTATCTCTTTGTATTACTCCATGCAACAATGCCTATATGACTGTCACTAGTTATTACTCATTCTTGAGCTCCTCTAATGGCTATATGTCAGCTAATATCACACATGACATTGATGACAACAATACTTATTCGCTTCCCTTCCTACATTGGTATTAGATTCTAGACTAGAAGAGCCAGTGTCAGAGTTCCCACATCTCAGAGTCAAAGACCTTCCCGTGCTGAAGAGGTGGGAGTCGGAGGAATGCTATCAACTAGTAGAAGGCATGTCAAATGGATTCAAGACCTCAAAGGGACTAATTTTTAATACTTTTGAAGAGCTTGAAGAGCAGGCACTGGGGAAAATTCGACAACATTTCCCCATTCCAATTTTCCCTATAGGACCATTTCATTTCCCTACAGCCTCTTCTTCACTTCCATTGTCAACAGAAGATGAAAGTTGCATTACATGGCTAAACAGTCAAGCACCAAAATCTGTTATCTATGTTAGCTTTGGGAGTATTGCTGCAATAAATGAAGCTCAGTTTTTGGAGATAGCTTGGGGACTGGCCAACAGCAAGCAGCCTTTCTTATGGGTGATTCGACCTGAATCAATCCACGGAGGTTCGCAATGGCTTGAGCTATTACCTAGTGAACTTCTAGAAAACTTCAATGTGAGGGGGAACATTGTGAAATG
This genomic interval carries:
- the LOC126802666 gene encoding LOW QUALITY PROTEIN: UDP-glycosyltransferase 76F1-like (The sequence of the model RefSeq protein was modified relative to this genomic sequence to represent the inferred CDS: deleted 1 base in 1 codon), which gives rise to MEQRKGRRLILFPLPFQGHINPMLELANILHLKGFSITIIHTNYNSLNPSSHPHFTFHSISDGLSESEASAKDILRLISLLNVKCVEPFRECLASLLSDVSEEPVACLISDAIFHFAQSVADRLKVPTVVLRTGGASSFTVFAAFPQLREKGYIPIQDSRLEEPVSEFPHLRVKDLPVLKRWESEECYQLVEGMSNGFKTSKGLIFNTFEELEEQALGKIRQHFPIPIFPIGPFHFPTASSSLPLSTEDESCITWLNSQAPKSVIYVSFGSIAAINEAQFLEIAWGLANSKQPFLWVIRPESIHGGSQWLELLPSELLENFNVRGNIVKWSPQKEVLSHPAVGVFWAHNGWNSTLESICEGVPMICMPCFTDQMVNAIYVTNIWKIGLQLEKGADRGEIERMIRRLMQEKEGEEIKARSLKLMEKANLCFKRGGSSYQSLDGLVKHILSLESFVFGTQ